The following proteins are encoded in a genomic region of Parabacteroides pacaensis:
- a CDS encoding TIGR04157 family glycosyltransferase, translating into MKRKVYIFNGTSRAANYGIGTYIDQLILCLKNTDIDFEVVYLYSKVKEVEVVEKEGYRQISIPSIRTQGRMSSHYYTRNVAYVLKEFIPERKDTLNIFHLNFMNSSELVTYLKKMFKCRVLLVAHYTNWSFSLLGDYAQLKYILNQKSSKRKPFEKEVIKNFKEDVRMIQKCDHFVCVGEHTLSSFKEVGGIDTEKSSVICNCLQDVYKNISEEEKLAFKKEYHISPHTKILFFAGRLDSGKGVFELVEAFKELSKLRQDVRLIMAGEGDFGRLVPATQECCCSVTFTGRLEKEKLYRFYQMADIGIVPSMHEEFGLVAVEMMMHQLPVIVSDAGGLAEIVEDGVNGLKVPVIKEKDKRTLPIPQLVEKITTLLDDEEYARKLGKKGRETFLEKYELTCFRKKMLDLYLNI; encoded by the coding sequence ATGAAAAGAAAAGTATATATTTTTAATGGAACAAGTCGGGCGGCGAACTATGGAATAGGAACTTATATCGATCAGTTAATCCTTTGTTTGAAAAATACGGACATTGATTTTGAAGTCGTTTATCTTTATTCGAAAGTGAAAGAAGTGGAAGTTGTGGAGAAGGAAGGCTACCGGCAGATTTCCATCCCTTCTATCCGAACACAAGGTAGAATGAGTTCGCATTATTATACAAGAAATGTGGCTTATGTGTTGAAAGAATTTATTCCGGAGCGAAAAGATACATTGAATATTTTTCATCTTAATTTTATGAATTCTTCGGAATTGGTAACTTATCTGAAAAAAATGTTCAAATGCAGGGTTCTTTTAGTGGCGCATTATACGAATTGGAGCTTTAGTTTGTTAGGTGATTATGCTCAATTAAAATACATATTGAATCAAAAAAGTTCAAAGAGGAAGCCCTTTGAAAAAGAGGTTATAAAAAATTTCAAAGAGGATGTAAGGATGATTCAAAAGTGTGACCATTTCGTTTGTGTAGGAGAGCATACGCTTTCTTCATTTAAGGAGGTTGGCGGAATAGATACTGAAAAAAGTTCGGTTATTTGTAATTGTTTGCAGGACGTATATAAAAATATCAGTGAAGAAGAAAAGCTTGCTTTTAAAAAAGAATATCATATTTCACCTCATACGAAGATCCTTTTTTTTGCAGGCAGACTGGATTCGGGAAAAGGTGTTTTTGAATTGGTAGAAGCCTTTAAGGAGCTTTCCAAACTCCGGCAGGATGTCCGTCTAATCATGGCTGGTGAAGGTGATTTTGGCAGGTTGGTTCCTGCTACCCAAGAGTGTTGTTGTAGTGTAACTTTTACTGGGCGACTGGAAAAAGAAAAATTGTATAGGTTTTATCAGATGGCAGATATAGGAATTGTTCCTTCTATGCATGAGGAATTCGGTTTGGTTGCCGTTGAAATGATGATGCATCAATTACCAGTAATAGTTTCCGATGCCGGAGGGCTGGCTGAAATTGTAGAAGATGGAGTAAACGGTTTAAAAGTACCGGTCATTAAAGAGAAAGATAAACGAACCCTTCCGATACCTCAGTTAGTCGAAAAAATAACTACTTTATTGGATGATGAAGAATATGCCCGTAAATTAGGGAAAAAAGGTAGGGAGACTTTTTTGGAAAAATATGAGTTAACCTGTTTTCGGAAGAAGATGCTGGATCTTTATTTAAATATTTAG
- a CDS encoding lanthionine synthetase LanC family protein, translated as MKQEQEVLRRIARFLMLQGSFVNNIGLLNGKMGIAIFFFHYAKITKNKLFEKFGGELIDEIYEQIHKKLPIEFDNGLTGIAWGIKYMLDKQFVAGDADSVLKELDTRIQEWDVRKIKDYSLKTGLKGVAYYVISRYGNRFYRNAIISNEYISDLAHSLLQDKTDEESISLVEKLNCITRFEKIEMSDDLLDRLTKNVRFNQATLFKDDRSLGILNNGLAGIGLNLIWREKR; from the coding sequence ATGAAGCAAGAACAAGAAGTATTACGCCGCATCGCCCGTTTTTTAATGTTGCAAGGAAGCTTTGTAAATAACATCGGGCTTTTGAATGGTAAAATGGGAATTGCGATTTTCTTTTTTCATTATGCGAAAATCACAAAAAATAAATTATTTGAAAAATTTGGTGGTGAGTTGATCGATGAAATTTATGAGCAGATTCATAAAAAATTACCCATAGAATTTGATAACGGGCTGACAGGTATTGCTTGGGGAATTAAGTATATGCTTGATAAGCAGTTTGTAGCTGGAGATGCAGATTCGGTTTTGAAGGAATTAGATACCAGGATTCAAGAATGGGATGTGAGAAAGATAAAAGACTACTCATTGAAAACAGGTCTTAAAGGGGTGGCGTATTATGTAATTAGCCGTTATGGAAATCGGTTTTATAGAAATGCAATTATTTCTAATGAATATATAAGTGATTTGGCTCATTCGTTATTGCAGGATAAGACCGATGAGGAAAGTATAAGTTTGGTAGAGAAACTAAATTGTATTACTCGGTTCGAAAAAATAGAAATGTCTGACGACTTGTTGGATCGATTGACAAAGAATGTGAGGTTTAACCAAGCTACTTTATTTAAGGACGATCGGTCGCTAGGTATTTTAAATAATGGATTGGCGGGAATCGGTTTAAATTTAATTTGGAGGGAAAAACGATGA
- a CDS encoding S41 family peptidase, translated as MKLKLTLIVFTACIILFGCTQPKIEYFVRPCKFVCDYPFNDTTKWAITCRVWGLLKYYHPNVTAGKLDWDKVLLERLKGISYSSTPEMVNAELKKMLHAAGKYTQKKDRHWNDSLNMNVNLCWLDHSFLDDTLRQELKKIASLSVKYPSYYGIDYGMGDDSIIHLMPQHEKKYDLDVVIPSFEYCLLSLFRYWNVIYYYFPHKYLMDTSWDQVLNESIFPFIRINDKQSYEIAFLKLAATLNDGHAYTVHRSYLPVNLNAIEKVEEKTVIKIDKGGLNKGDIIHSIGKREIDSIRDSLSALISASTPGNKEYRINRYITEMVFFNETDVTILRNGQKLKVHITPFPFEYEKPYLYKRITKDIGYVDLPLLTTEEIAPMFQSLSDARGIIFDLRKHPRQPLYDMNQFFCYLSDQKVISIFLMALGHPEHPGAYLWKIPQIIIPDSLKCTRFKGKILFLIDESTQSALETIAWEARVNFHATLIGRPTSGALGRIIKVPLPGFWASFSGFALSSPDGSELQRKGILPDIEVYPTMESIKAGKDEILEAAIEYLNN; from the coding sequence ATGAAACTAAAGTTAACCCTTATTGTTTTCACAGCCTGTATAATATTGTTTGGTTGTACCCAACCTAAAATCGAATATTTTGTCCGCCCTTGCAAATTTGTTTGCGATTATCCCTTCAACGATACTACTAAATGGGCTATCACCTGTCGGGTGTGGGGATTATTAAAATACTATCACCCTAATGTTACGGCAGGTAAACTGGATTGGGATAAAGTCCTATTAGAACGATTAAAGGGGATTTCTTATTCTTCAACCCCCGAAATGGTGAACGCGGAACTTAAAAAAATGCTCCATGCAGCAGGTAAATACACACAAAAAAAAGATCGTCACTGGAACGATTCTTTAAATATGAACGTTAACTTATGCTGGTTGGATCATTCTTTCTTGGATGACACCTTACGGCAAGAGCTGAAAAAAATTGCCTCATTATCCGTTAAATATCCTTCTTATTATGGTATAGATTACGGCATGGGGGATGATTCGATTATACATTTAATGCCCCAACATGAAAAAAAGTATGATTTAGATGTTGTAATCCCTTCATTTGAATATTGTTTATTGAGCCTTTTTAGATATTGGAACGTGATTTATTACTATTTTCCACATAAGTATTTAATGGATACATCCTGGGACCAAGTCTTGAACGAGTCCATTTTTCCATTTATCCGAATTAATGATAAACAATCTTATGAAATCGCATTTTTAAAACTGGCAGCTACTTTAAATGACGGACATGCTTATACCGTTCATCGATCGTATCTTCCTGTAAACCTCAATGCTATTGAAAAAGTAGAAGAAAAAACCGTTATTAAAATAGATAAGGGAGGACTAAATAAAGGAGATATTATTCATTCTATCGGGAAACGGGAGATCGACTCCATCCGTGACAGCTTGTCTGCTTTAATTTCAGCTTCAACACCGGGCAACAAAGAATACCGGATAAACCGTTACATAACTGAAATGGTATTCTTCAACGAAACCGATGTCACCATCTTAAGAAACGGTCAAAAGCTTAAAGTTCATATAACGCCTTTTCCTTTTGAATATGAAAAACCCTATCTATATAAAAGGATTACCAAGGATATAGGATATGTTGATTTACCGCTATTAACAACAGAAGAAATTGCTCCGATGTTTCAATCTTTATCGGATGCAAGGGGGATTATTTTTGATTTACGCAAACATCCCCGGCAACCCCTATATGATATGAACCAATTCTTCTGTTATTTATCTGACCAAAAGGTTATTTCTATTTTTCTAATGGCTTTAGGACATCCGGAACATCCCGGAGCTTACCTCTGGAAAATACCGCAGATAATTATTCCAGACAGCTTAAAGTGTACCCGTTTTAAAGGAAAAATCCTATTTCTAATCGATGAATCCACTCAAAGTGCTTTAGAAACTATTGCATGGGAAGCACGTGTCAATTTTCATGCAACTTTGATTGGACGTCCAACATCGGGAGCATTAGGCCGAATTATAAAAGTTCCTCTTCCTGGCTTTTGGGCATCCTTTTCCGGCTTTGCTCTTTCTTCTCCTGACGGAAGTGAATTACAACGAAAAGGCATTCTTCCGGATATAGAAGTTTATCCCACTATGGAATCGATCAAGGCTGGAAAAGACGAAATTCTGGAAGCAGCAATTGAATATTTAAACAATTAA
- a CDS encoding peptidase domain-containing ABC transporter produces MIKSFPHYTQLDAMDCGPTCLRMIAKYFGRNYSLQTLRERSYITREGVSMLGISEAAESIGIRTRGVRIDVEQLINDVPLPCILHWNQNHFVVCYDIKKVRQGWGKAKKYVFKISDPARGKYSIDEEGFLKCWISTKVEGRDMGTALVLSPATDFYEYEDDKEKQEKNLSYYFRYLFPYKSQLFQLVVGMLLGSVFSLIFPFLSQAVVDQGIGNSNLSFVTLILISQLVLSVTQMAVSFIQTWITLHMNTRISITLISDFLAKLMKLPVRFFDAKNIGDIMQRIGDHGRIQSFMTGTTLSSIFSFVNFFIFAIILAFYDLTILLVFFIGNILYISWIMLFMRYRRKLDNSRFAQSAVNQGNMVQLITGMQEIKMNNCEQQQRWKWESIQIKLFKISIKGTALGQYQQIGSIFFSQTTSLIISFLSAKAVIEGNITLGMMMAISYMIGQLSGPIGQVIGLAQSLQDAKISLERLNEIHNKEDEEQTVREKVNEIPEDHTIRLENVCFSYDGAERDYVLENLNLVIPANKVTAIVGASGSGKTTIIKLLMGFYPPIKGEVKVGNLSLLDINPHLWRQTSGAVMQEGFIFSDTIANNIAIGEEEIDKKRLVEAVRIANIKEFIESLPLKYNSKIGMEGNGVSQGQRQRLLIARAVYKNPDFLFFDEATNALDANNERAILDNLDKFYKGKTVVIVAHRLSTVQNADNIIVLDKGQVIEEGTHKQLTNKKGAYYTLVKNQLELGV; encoded by the coding sequence ATGATAAAATCATTTCCTCACTATACCCAACTGGATGCCATGGATTGCGGTCCTACGTGTTTACGTATGATTGCAAAATATTTCGGAAGGAATTATTCATTGCAAACTCTTCGCGAAAGGAGTTATATCACTCGCGAAGGGGTGTCTATGCTAGGTATAAGCGAAGCAGCCGAAAGTATCGGTATACGGACACGGGGAGTACGGATAGATGTGGAACAATTAATTAACGATGTGCCTTTGCCTTGTATTTTACATTGGAACCAAAACCATTTTGTAGTATGCTATGATATAAAAAAAGTAAGGCAGGGTTGGGGAAAAGCCAAGAAATATGTATTTAAAATTTCTGATCCGGCAAGAGGGAAATACTCGATAGATGAAGAAGGATTTCTAAAATGTTGGATTAGTACGAAAGTAGAGGGACGCGATATGGGGACAGCGTTAGTATTAAGTCCCGCTACAGATTTTTATGAGTATGAAGATGACAAGGAAAAGCAAGAAAAAAACTTGTCGTATTATTTCCGGTATCTTTTTCCTTATAAATCCCAGTTGTTCCAGTTAGTAGTAGGAATGTTGCTGGGAAGTGTATTTTCTTTAATCTTTCCTTTTCTTTCCCAAGCGGTGGTAGACCAAGGGATAGGAAATAGTAATCTGAGTTTTGTAACGCTTATCTTGATTTCCCAACTGGTTCTGTCAGTGACTCAAATGGCAGTGAGCTTCATACAAACGTGGATTACCCTGCACATGAATACACGGATTAGTATAACGTTAATTTCTGATTTCTTAGCTAAACTGATGAAATTGCCTGTCCGGTTTTTTGATGCTAAAAATATAGGTGATATTATGCAGCGTATCGGGGATCATGGGCGGATTCAGTCTTTTATGACCGGAACCACCCTGTCTTCTATTTTTTCTTTCGTGAATTTTTTTATCTTCGCAATTATCCTGGCATTTTATGACCTGACTATTTTGTTGGTTTTTTTCATTGGTAATATATTATATATTTCCTGGATTATGCTTTTTATGCGTTACCGCCGCAAGCTGGATAACAGCCGTTTTGCGCAATCGGCCGTCAACCAAGGGAATATGGTACAGCTAATAACCGGGATGCAGGAGATAAAAATGAATAATTGCGAACAACAGCAACGTTGGAAATGGGAATCCATCCAAATAAAACTTTTTAAAATCAGTATTAAAGGTACGGCTTTAGGACAATATCAGCAGATCGGTTCTATATTTTTTAGCCAAACTACTTCCCTTATCATTTCTTTTTTATCTGCCAAGGCTGTAATAGAAGGAAATATAACATTGGGTATGATGATGGCCATCAGTTATATGATAGGCCAGTTATCCGGTCCGATTGGCCAGGTAATCGGACTGGCACAATCCCTACAGGATGCGAAGATCAGCTTGGAACGTTTAAATGAGATTCATAATAAAGAAGATGAAGAACAAACCGTACGGGAAAAAGTAAATGAGATCCCGGAAGATCATACCATCCGGTTGGAAAACGTCTGTTTTAGTTATGACGGAGCTGAACGTGATTATGTGCTGGAAAATTTAAACCTGGTTATTCCGGCAAATAAGGTAACTGCGATTGTAGGAGCCAGCGGTAGCGGGAAAACCACCATAATAAAATTACTTATGGGCTTTTACCCTCCCATTAAAGGGGAGGTAAAGGTCGGTAATCTTTCTTTATTGGATATAAATCCGCATTTGTGGCGACAGACGAGTGGTGCAGTCATGCAGGAAGGTTTTATATTTTCTGATACGATTGCTAATAATATAGCTATCGGAGAGGAGGAAATAGATAAAAAACGTTTAGTGGAGGCTGTCCGGATTGCAAACATAAAAGAATTTATCGAATCGTTGCCGTTAAAATATAACAGTAAGATTGGGATGGAGGGAAATGGAGTGAGCCAGGGACAGCGGCAACGGCTTTTGATAGCGCGTGCAGTTTATAAAAATCCCGACTTTTTATTTTTTGATGAAGCAACCAATGCGTTAGATGCCAATAATGAACGGGCTATATTAGATAATCTGGACAAATTTTATAAAGGGAAAACGGTTGTAATTGTCGCCCATCGTTTAAGTACGGTGCAAAATGCGGATAATATTATTGTTCTGGATAAAGGCCAAGTAATAGAAGAAGGAACGCATAAACAACTGACTAACAAGAAGGGGGCCTATTATACTTTGGTAAAGAACCAATTGGAATTAGGAGTGTAA
- a CDS encoding HlyD family secretion protein, producing MEEEKDIELRSSDFEDVLGAVPPWILRRGILVVASIVLILIIGSAIFKYPDTIVSTVTLTGSNPATGVVARSSGKIAELYVNDNQKVMKGDYLAIIENPADRKDVLYLKEYLSFMNGSIDSVLSLPLKNINVGTLQSRYSSFYLALSEYFQFRDLQYYPKKIELMKARIKKNEIQYHNITRQRILVEKQLGLVRNQFQRDSLLHVKGILSNEEFESTYSQYLQSCISLENMDSNIENLRIQITQLKESLLDTEYQYQEKKNTLQIQVQSLIAELQTEIQAWELNFVLVSPVTGKITFTNFWVENQNVIAGENVFNIVPEEKGEILGKALLPVNRSGKVKVGQKVNIRFDNFPDTEFGIVRGYVQNISLVPSKKVESTDYIVEIELPHGLETTYKKELPYQPEMTGRADIITEDISILSRILLPIKKIITESL from the coding sequence ATGGAAGAGGAAAAAGATATAGAATTAAGAAGCAGCGACTTCGAAGATGTATTGGGAGCCGTTCCTCCCTGGATTCTCCGGCGGGGCATTCTTGTGGTTGCTTCCATCGTGTTGATTTTGATAATAGGAAGTGCCATATTTAAATATCCCGATACCATTGTTTCTACTGTTACACTTACCGGGTCCAACCCTGCAACCGGCGTAGTAGCCAGGTCTTCCGGAAAAATTGCTGAATTGTATGTGAATGATAATCAAAAAGTAATGAAAGGAGATTATCTGGCTATCATTGAAAATCCTGCAGACAGGAAAGATGTTTTATATCTGAAAGAATATTTGTCATTCATGAATGGTTCTATTGATTCTGTTTTGTCTTTACCTCTTAAAAATATAAATGTAGGAACTCTTCAGTCTCGTTATTCTTCTTTTTATCTTGCTCTTTCCGAATATTTTCAATTTAGAGATTTACAATATTACCCGAAGAAAATAGAGCTGATGAAGGCTCGGATAAAAAAGAATGAGATACAATACCATAATATAACCCGTCAGCGGATACTTGTTGAAAAACAGTTGGGTTTGGTAAGGAATCAGTTTCAGAGAGATTCTCTCCTCCATGTGAAAGGAATTTTATCCAATGAAGAGTTTGAATCTACTTACAGCCAGTATTTGCAAAGTTGTATCTCTTTGGAGAATATGGATTCCAATATAGAAAATCTGCGGATACAAATTACTCAGTTAAAAGAATCGTTGCTGGATACGGAATATCAGTATCAGGAAAAGAAAAATACCTTACAGATCCAGGTTCAATCTTTAATTGCTGAGTTACAGACAGAGATTCAGGCTTGGGAATTAAATTTCGTATTAGTTTCGCCGGTCACGGGCAAAATAACATTTACAAACTTTTGGGTAGAAAATCAGAATGTAATAGCCGGAGAAAATGTTTTCAATATCGTGCCTGAAGAGAAAGGAGAAATCTTAGGGAAAGCATTGTTACCGGTAAACAGGTCGGGTAAAGTCAAGGTTGGTCAAAAGGTCAATATCCGGTTTGATAATTTCCCGGATACGGAATTTGGTATTGTAAGAGGATATGTCCAAAATATTTCGTTAGTTCCTTCCAAAAAAGTGGAATCTACGGACTATATCGTAGAAATTGAATTGCCTCACGGATTAGAAACTACCTATAAAAAAGAATTACCTTATCAGCCGGAGATGACAGGACGTGCAGATATCATTACGGAAGACATTAGCATATTATCTAGAATACTGCTACCAATTAAAAAAATTATAACTGAAAGTCTATGA